One stretch of Nitrosococcus watsonii C-113 DNA includes these proteins:
- a CDS encoding DUF2283 domain-containing protein → MKVSYFEDTDTLYIEFRDNDIAESKDLDENTILDVDANGNVCAITFEHASQRTDVSRLIVEGIAA, encoded by the coding sequence ATGAAAGTCAGCTATTTCGAAGATACTGACACGCTGTACATCGAGTTCCGCGACAATGACATAGCTGAGTCTAAAGATCTAGATGAGAACACTATTCTCGATGTAGATGCCAACGGTAACGTCTGCGCTATCACGTTCGAGCATGCAAGCCAGCGCACTGATGTAAGCCGTTTGATTGTCGAAGGCATTGCGGCATAA
- a CDS encoding methyltransferase family protein, with translation MNTKLMGYSLVILQFLAIILCCLPLGLGDKNLTVSLSLVAIGAAGGVITLYFNQLGNFNIHPEIKPNASLIIHGPYKYIRHPMYTSLLIMMLGITIYNSHPLNFLGLAILILVLIAKSRIEENLLREHFPTYTDYMTTTKKFIPFIF, from the coding sequence ATGAATACTAAATTAATGGGCTATTCACTGGTCATATTACAATTCCTAGCCATTATTCTATGCTGTTTACCTCTTGGGTTAGGGGATAAAAACTTAACGGTAAGCCTATCTCTCGTGGCTATCGGAGCAGCAGGCGGAGTCATCACCCTGTATTTTAATCAATTAGGTAACTTCAACATCCACCCTGAAATCAAGCCAAATGCTTCACTCATCATCCATGGTCCTTACAAATATATCCGTCACCCTATGTACACCAGCCTATTGATAATGATGTTGGGTATCACTATTTATAATTCTCATCCCTTAAATTTTCTTGGCCTAGCCATTTTGATTTTAGTTTTAATAGCTAAATCTCGCATTGAGGAAAATCTTCTTAGGGAACACTTTCCCACCTATACAGATTATATGACAACAACAAAAAAATTTATTCCTTTCATTTTTTAA
- a CDS encoding type II toxin-antitoxin system HicB family antitoxin — MKNEYTAVVKQEDDWWVGWIEEVPGVNCQEKTYEELKETLEITLREALEFNRQDALTAAGNGYKEEKISI; from the coding sequence ATGAAAAACGAATATACCGCTGTGGTAAAACAGGAGGATGATTGGTGGGTAGGGTGGATCGAAGAGGTTCCCGGGGTCAATTGCCAGGAAAAGACATACGAAGAATTGAAAGAGACTTTGGAGATTACGTTAAGGGAGGCATTGGAATTTAACCGCCAGGATGCGTTGACTGCTGCTGGCAATGGTTACAAGGAAGAAAAAATTTCCATATGA
- a CDS encoding TIR domain-containing protein yields MSNVAPRIFLSYCHADASKVRKIKEDLGCSSIELIRDERALGYTEDIESYMKKIRTTDYALVIVSDVFLYSTNCIACLKFMGS; encoded by the coding sequence GTGTCAAACGTCGCTCCAAGGATTTTCCTCTCGTATTGCCATGCTGATGCAAGTAAGGTGCGTAAAATCAAGGAAGACTTAGGGTGCAGCAGTATAGAACTTATTCGAGACGAACGTGCTTTAGGATATACGGAGGATATCGAATCCTACATGAAGAAGATAAGGACGACTGATTACGCACTAGTTATTGTGAGCGATGTCTTTTTGTATAGTACAAACTGCATTGCATGTTTGAAATTCATGGGTTCCTAA
- a CDS encoding YbaN family protein yields the protein MWLYRIIGFFFIGIAFIGAILPLLPTTPFLLLAAGCFAKSSPRFHQMLLENALFGPIIKNWHEHRAISLRTKIIAISSLVFLGGYSVVFVIENTTLKVIGLLAITVGLLSIIRIKTHCIQPTSVEE from the coding sequence ATGTGGCTTTATAGAATTATAGGCTTTTTCTTTATAGGAATTGCTTTTATAGGCGCTATTCTGCCTTTGCTTCCTACAACCCCTTTCCTTCTCTTGGCAGCAGGATGTTTTGCAAAGTCCTCTCCAAGGTTCCACCAAATGCTCCTGGAAAATGCCCTTTTTGGGCCTATTATTAAAAACTGGCATGAGCATAGGGCTATTTCCTTAAGAACTAAAATTATCGCTATTTCTTCATTAGTTTTTTTGGGCGGCTATTCGGTAGTCTTTGTTATCGAAAATACCACGCTCAAAGTAATAGGGTTATTAGCCATTACCGTCGGCTTATTGTCTATCATCAGAATTAAAACACATTGCATTCAACCTACCTCTGTTGAAGAATAG
- a CDS encoding type II toxin-antitoxin system HicA family toxin yields the protein MKRNEFLQYLRSQGCNLLREGSKHSWWHNPTLNKRSAIPRHSEIKDILAKKICKDLGVEPIK from the coding sequence ATGAAGAGAAATGAATTTCTCCAGTACCTGCGCAGCCAAGGATGTAATCTTTTGAGGGAAGGCAGTAAACATTCATGGTGGCATAATCCTACTCTGAACAAGCGGTCTGCGATTCCAAGGCATTCCGAGATAAAGGATATTTTAGCAAAGAAGATATGCAAAGACCTTGGTGTAGAGCCAATCAAATAG
- a CDS encoding BrnA antitoxin family protein — protein MSKRIRYSEEPIGEIKLVPDFLPSPEELALKNEQTKVTISLSSESVAFFKEEAKKHDMQYQKMIRQLLDEYVAQQKRR, from the coding sequence ATGAGCAAGCGAATTCGGTATAGCGAAGAGCCGATTGGTGAGATCAAGCTAGTGCCAGATTTTCTTCCGTCTCCCGAAGAGCTGGCACTGAAGAACGAGCAAACAAAGGTCACTATTTCGTTGAGTTCCGAAAGCGTTGCCTTTTTCAAGGAAGAGGCAAAGAAGCATGATATGCAATATCAAAAAATGATCAGGCAACTGCTTGATGAGTACGTCGCACAGCAGAAGAGGCGCTAA
- a CDS encoding BrnT family toxin, which yields MNESNFEWDEAKNTANQRKHGVSFYEAQYAFLDPKRVIAEDLSHSQNEKRYYCFGTNQEGTGIITVRFMYRFSRIRIIGAGYWRKGKKVYEQANSV from the coding sequence ATGAACGAATCGAACTTCGAGTGGGATGAGGCGAAGAACACCGCCAATCAGCGTAAACACGGGGTTTCGTTCTACGAAGCTCAGTACGCCTTCCTCGATCCAAAGCGTGTGATAGCTGAAGATCTGAGCCACAGTCAGAATGAGAAACGGTATTACTGCTTTGGTACCAATCAGGAAGGCACCGGTATTATCACGGTTCGGTTCATGTATCGATTTAGCCGCATCCGAATAATTGGTGCAGGTTACTGGCGCAAAGGTAAGAAGGTCTATGAGCAAGCGAATTCGGTATAG